The Rhodospirillales bacterium sequence CTGGTGGTCCTGATCCTGCCGATGCCGCGCTGGCTACTGGACGTCAGCCTGGCGTTCTCCGTGACCTTTTCGGTGCTGGTCTTGATGACAGCGCTGTTCATCGAAAAGCCGCTCGACTTCAACGCGTTTCCCACCGTGCTGCTGTTGTCGACGATGGTGCGCCTCGCCCTAAACCTGGCGTCGACCCGGCTCATCCTCGCCCACGGCCACGAAGGCACGAGCGCCGCCGGCGAGGTCATCGAAGCGTTCGGCGGCTTCGTCATGGGCGGCAACTTCGTGATCGGGATCATCGTCTTTACGATCCTAGTCATCGTCAACTTCGTGGTGATTACGAAAGGCTCTGGCCGCATCGCCGAGGTCGCGGCGCGCTTCACGTTGGACGCTATGCCCGGCAAGCAGATGGCGGTCGACGCCGACCTTTCCGCAGGCCTCATCAACGAGGATGAGGCCCGCGCCCGGCGCCGCACCCTGGAAGAAGAAAGCAGCTTCTATGGCGCCATGGACGGCGCCGCCAAGTTCGTCCGCGGTGACGCCGTGGCGGGGCTTTTGATCACCGTCATCAACGTAGTCGGCGGCATGTTCATCGGCGTCGCCCAACAAGGCCTCAGCTTCACCGCCGCCGCCGATACGTTCACCCGCCTCACCGTCGGCGACGGCCTGGTGTCGCAGATCCCGGCTCTGATCGTCTCGGTCGCAGCCGGCATGGTGGTGACCAAGGCCGGCGTCAGCGAGCACACCGATAAGGCCCTGTTTCGCCAGCTCGGCGGCGATCCCAAGGCTCTCGGCATGAGTTCGTTCCTGCTCGGCGCGCTGGCGCTACTGCCCGGCATTCCGATGCTGCCGTTCGTGTTGTTGTCCGGGATCACCGGGGGGCTGGCGTTCTCGGTGTACAAGGGTCAAGGCCGCCGCGTCGCCGAGGACGAGGCGAGGGCGCAAGAGGCGGCCGACGCGATCCCGCCGGCGGAGGAGCCGATCACCGCCGCCCTTCACATGGATCACATCCGGCTCGAACTTGGTTACGGTCTTCTGCCGCTGGTGGTGGAGGGTAACGACGGCCACCAGTTGACGCAGCAGATCAAGGCCTTGCGCCGGCAGCTGGCGACCGAGATCGGCTTCATCATGCCGAGCGTCCGCATCCAGGACAACATGCAGCTCGCCGCCGACTGCTACGTCATCCGGGTCAAGGAGATCGAGGCCGGACGCGCTGAATTGCGGCCGAACATGCTGATGGTGATGGACCCTCAAGGGAAGGACATCGCGCTGCCGGGCGAGAAGACCCGGGAGCCGACGTTCGGCCTGCCAGCGATGTGGATCGAACCCCAGCATCGCGAGGACGCGACCTTCCGCGGGCTTACAGTGGTCGATCCCGCGACGGTGATCACCACCCACCTCACCGAGGTGGTCAAGGACAACATGGCGGAGATGGTGTCGTTCGCGGCGACCCAGAAGCTGCTCGACGATCTCGACAAGCAGCATCAGAAGCTGGTCGCCGACCTCGTCCCCAACCGCATCTCGGTCGGCGCCATTCAGCGGGTGCTGCAGAACCTGCTCGCGGAACGGGTATCCATCCGCGACCTGCCGACGATCCTGGAGGGCATTTCCGAGGCGTGCGGTGCAAGCCGCAGCGTCACAGCCATTACCGAGCATGTTCGCACCCGCCTCGCCCGCCAGATCAGCGCCACGAATGCCAATGCGCACGGCTTCATTCCCATCGTGGTCATGGGCCCCGACTGGGAGCAGGCGTTTGCAGAAGCTTTGGTCGGCTCCGGCGAGGACCGGCAACTGGCGATGGCGCCGAGCCGCCTGCAGGAGTTCATCGTCGCCGTTCGCAACGCCTACGACCGACTGGCGGCGCGGGACGAAACGCCTGTGCTGCTAACCAGCCCGAATGCCCGGCCGTTCGTCCGTTCGATCCTGGAAAGGGCGCGGCCGGCCACCGTCGTCATGTCGCAGAACGAGGTGTTCACCAAGGCCCGCATCAAGACCGTCGGCCAGATCTGAGCCACGCCTGAGAGAGGACCATACCATCATGCGGCCAAAGATTTTTTCAGCGCGGAGCGTCGCCGAAGCGATGGAACGAGTGCGTCGCGCTCTCGGCGACGACGCCATCATCCTCTCGGTGGATGCGGATCCGGACGGCGGCGTCCGGGTGACCGCGGCGGCGGAGGAGCTTGCACCCGAGTCGATGCCCTTCGGCGGCGATCATGGCGACGATGCGGCATCCGCCGGCGGCGCGGACATGGGCGCCGAGCTACGCCATGGCCTCGCCTACCACGGCGTTCCGAAAGCCTTGGCCGAACGCCTGGTGCGAACCGCAGTGGCGTTCCGGAGCGAAGGGACGTTGCGGGCGCTGGCCGGCGCGTTCGACGCGATGTTCAGTTTCCGCCCGCTGTTGCGCGAGGCACGCGCCAAGCCCACCCTCCTGCTCGGCCCCCCCGGCGCTGGCAAGACGCTCGCCGTCGCGAAGCTGGCGTCGCGACTGACTCGCAGCGGCCGCCCGCCGACGGTCATCGCCACCGACGCCCGTCGGCCCGGCGGGGTCGCGCACATGGAGGCGTTGACCCGGATGCTGGGCATCGAACTCGCCACGGCGGAAACGCCGGACGACCTGCAGGCCGCCGTCACCGCCGCCGCGACCGCGCCGGTGCTGATTGACACGGCCGGCACCAACCCGTTCAACGGTCCTCAGATGGACCACCTGGAGGCCATCGTCAAAGCGAGCGGCGCCGATCCGGTTCTGGTGCTGCCGGCGGGCGGCGACGCCATGGAGTCGATCGACATCGGCTCCGCCTTCGCCTCGCTCGGCGCGCACCGGCTGCTCGGCACCCGCCTCGACATGGCGCAGCGCATGGGCGGACTGCTGGCGGCGGCCTGTGCGTCTCGCATGGCGTTCGCCGAAGTCTCTACCGGGCCGCATGCCGGCGCCGGCCTCGCCACCCTCAGCCCCGCCGCCCTCGCCCGGCTGATCCTGCCCCATGCCGCCACGGTCGCCCCCGCCGATGCGGAGCGCGCGCACATCCCGCAGAAAGAGGCATCCGCATGACCGTTACGCCCCTGTCGACGCTGTTGGCGCGGCCCGAACACGCTTCGCGCGGACGCAACCTGATCGCCGTCGCCTCCGGCAAGGGCGGTGTCGGCAAGACCTGGCTGGCAATCACCCTCGCCCATGCCTTAGCCGATGCCGGTCAGCGGATTCTGCTGTTCGACGGCGACCTCGGCCTCGCCAACGTCGATATCCAGTTGGGCCTGATGCCGAAGCACGACCTCGGCGGCGTTCTCGCCGGCCGCTTTCCCCTGAGCGAGGCGGTGGTCCGCTTTGAGGATGGGGGGTTCGACATCATCGCCGGCCGCTCCGGCTCGGGCCAGTTGGCGAACGTTCCGTCACAACGCCTGCAGATCCTGGCGGACGACCTGAGGTCGTTGGCGCACGACTATGATCACGTGATCGTCGATCTTGGCGCCGGTGTCGACCGCACCGTCCGCCAGCTTTCGCGCATGGCGCCGACGTGCGCCGTGGTAACCACCGACGAGCCGACCTCGCTCACCGACGCCTACGCCTTCGTAAAGGTCACCCATTTGGACAAGCCGGGCAGCGACATTCGCATCGTCGTCAACATGGCGAGTTCGCTGCGCGCCGGCGAGCGCACCTACAATACGCTCAACAAGGCGTGCGAAGGCTTTCTGAAGATTTCGCCACCCCTGCTCGGCGTGGTGCGCCGCGACTCATCGGTCCGCGACGCAATCCGCGGCCAGACATCGATCCTGACCCGCTGCCCGTCCTCCGAGAGCGCCATCGACGTGCACGCCATCGCTGCACGCCTGACCGGCGGCGACGGTGCGGACGTCTTCCCTGCGCTCCGCGGGACGAACCGATGAGCAATCGGCAGCAACCGCTCCGCCGACGGCGGATAGGAACGCCGGCGCTATCGGCCGAGCGCTGCCGGAGCCGAATGAGAATGGGGTCGCGCTGATCGCCTGCAGGCGGCTACGCGTGGCGCTCAGCCTTCGGCACGCCGCAGATGGCCGTTAACGCCAATTTCATCGAGGGCCGCTTGTTCGGCCCGCGCCGCGGCGGTGGCGCGCTGGCGGTCGCGGCGTTCCTGAGCGGTTTGCAGGGTGCAAAGCTCCCGATAGGCGGATGAAAGCCCGTCGCGGGCGGCGTAGATACGGCCCTCGATCACGGCGATGTCGCCGGAGAGGCGTTCCCTGCGGGCCACAGCTTCACACACGAACGCTCCGTAGGCCAGACCAGCGAGCACCGGATCCGACCGGGCTGCGAGGCGCTCCTGGGCGAGACGATGATCGAGCGCGACGCGGTGCGCTTCCAGATCCTCGCTGCGCCTGAGGAGATTGGCGAGGTGGCGTTGCCGCTCATCGACACGCGACTTGGCGAGGCGGATCAGGCTGTGCAGGTCATGGGCCATCGTCGGTCCCGCTCCGGGTTCAGCGTTTCGCTCAGGTGTGGACGGGCATGCCGAGGAGGGTCGCCAGCGAGGCGTAGCCGTCGGCGAGGCTGGTGCGCTCTTCCTTGGCCTGGCGCAGGAAGTCCTCGATGCCCGGGATGTGGATAACGGCCTCGTCCACTTGGGCGTCGCTGCCTTTGCGGTAGGCTCCGAGGCGGATCAGTTCGGCCATGTCCTCGTAGGTCGCCATCAGCCGCCGCGCCCGTTGAATGACGGCGTTCTCCGCTTCGCTGTTGCAGCCCGGCAGGGTGCGCGAGACGCTGCGCAGCACATTGATCGCCGGAAAACGGCCGCGTTCGGCGATGGCACGATCCAGAACGATGTGGCCGTCGAGGATGCCGCGGACGGCGTCGGCGATCGGCTCGTTATGGTCGTCGCCTTCGACGAGAACTGTGAACAGGCCGGTGATGCTGCCCTGCCCTTCGCCGCCGGGGCCGGCCCGCTCCAAAAGCCGCGGCAGTTCGGCGAACACCGACGGCGGATAGCCCTTGGTGGTCGGCGGCTCGCCGGCGGAGAGGCCGATCTCGCGCTGGGCCATGGCGAAGCGGGTGACGCTGTCCATCAGGCACAACACGTCGCACTGCCGGTCCCGGAAGAACTCGGCGACGGCCATCGTCGTGTACGCCGCCTGGCGTCGCACCAGCGGGGGTTCGTCCGAGGTGGCGACCACGACGACGCTTCGCGCCATGCCGTCCGCGCCGAGGTCGTCCTCGATGAACTCCCGCGCCTCGCGGCCGCGCTCGCCGATCAGGCCGATGACGCTGACCTCGGCCTCCGTGTGGCGCGCCATCATCGACAGCACCGTCGACTTGCCGACGCCTGAGCCGGAGAAGATGCCCATGCGCTGGCCGCGGCAGCAGGTGAGGAAGGTGTTGATGGCGCGGACGCCGAGATCGATCTTGCCGCCGACGCGACGCCGCGCGTGGGCCGCCGGCGGCGACGCTTGCACGGCGTAGGGCTGGGAGCCGAGAGGCAACGGGCCCTTGCCATCGACCGGGCGGCCGAAGGCGTCGATGGTGCGTCCGAGCCAGCCGGGGTGCGGGTAGATCACCGGCCCCGAAGTCGCCATTTCGACGCGACAGCCGAGACCGATGCCGGCCAGCGCCGCAAACGGCATGACCAGCGCCCGCCCGCTGCGGAACCCGATCACCTCGGCGTGCACGGGGCGGCCGTGGCGCGCCACCACGCGGCAGTGGTCGCCGATGGAGAGGCACCCATCGAGGCCCTCGACCTCGACCAGCAGCCCGACGACGGCAGCGACCTTCCCGCAAACGGTGTGCTCGGGAAGCCGCTCTATCTGTTGCACGATGCTGTCGATCAACATGCCGTGGTTCGCTTCCCTGCGGACTTCGTATGTATGTCAGCGCCTTACGGACGATTGGCAGCGCCAGTCGACGTCCATGTAACTCTCATAAGGTGTATTTTTCGTTAGCAAACACTTTTGGCTTGCACTCCAAACGGGGGTTTAGTACAACCTCTCATGGTTAATGAACACTAAGTACCCGTGGAGATAGCAAATGCGTGTCCTGTTGGTCGAAGACGATCCGTCGATGTCCCGCGCCATCGAGCTGATGCTCAAATCCGAAGGCATGGTGGTCGACACCACCGACCTCGGCGAGGACGGCTTCGAGATCGGCAAGCTCTACGACTACGACATCATCCTCCTCGACCTGATGCTGCCGGACATGGACGGCATGGAGGTGCTGCGGCGCCTCAGGCGCTCGCGGATCGACACCCCGATCCTCATCCTGTCGGGGTTGGCGCAGCCTGAGAGCAAGGTGCGCGGTCTCGCGGACGGCGCCGACGACTACATGACCAAGCCCTTCAACAAGCAGGAACTGATCGCCCGGGTGCACGCGATCATCCGGCGCTCCAAGGGGCATGCGCAGTCGCTGATCCGGACCGGCCGGCTTACCGTCAACGTCGCCGCCCGCTCCGTCGAGGTGGAAGGCCAGCCCGTGCACCTCACCGGCAAGGAATACGGAATGCTCGAGCTGCTGTCGCTCCGCAAGGGCACGACGCTGACCAAGGAGATGTTCCTCAACCACCTGTACGGCGGCATCGACGAGCCCGAGCTCAAGATCGTCGACGTGTTCATCTGCAAGCTGCGCAAGAAGCTGATGGCCGCCACCGGCGGCGACAACTACATCGAGACGGTTTGGGGCCGGGGTTACGTGCTGCGCGAGCCGGCCGCCATCGAGGCGCGTCGTCCGACGGCCGCCGTCGCCTGAGCCGGCCGATGGCGCGCCGGCAGACTGGAGGTTGTCGGGAAAATCACTGGGGCGGGGAGGCCGGCGACCGCAGTTGGGCCGCGTCCTCCAGCGCCGCCAGGCAGCCGACCGCGTACGTAAACCTGCCGGCTATGGCTTCCGGGCTTTCGCGCTCACGGCCGTCCGGCCGGGCCGCGGGCTCCACCGTCTCAACGCTTACCCCGGCCTCGGCAAGGAAATCCACCAGCGTGAAGGTGTCGACGGCGATCCCGATGGTGTTCTCTTTGACCGCCTTGGCGACCATCATCCCTACCAGCGCCCCCTGCGCATCGACCAGAGGGCTGCCGCTGTCGCCGACGATGATCGGGCGCTCCGCCCGCACCACCAGCTTGTCGCCAAGGTTTTCGGCGTATCCTGCGAAGCGCGCGTGCACGACGCGAAGCTGGTCGTCCCCGGCGCGGCGCCGCACCATGGTCAGCGGCCCCCGCAATGACGCCGATGGCCGCATCGGGAAATACGCGAAGGCGGGATTTCCGCGCTTCGCACGCAACAGCGACACGTCCAGTTTGCGCGACGACGCGACCCGTTCCAACGGCAGCCGCCCCTCCTCCGTCTCCACGTAAGGCGCCGGGCATTTCCGAACGGCGTGGTCGGCAGACAGAAAGTCGCCGTCGGCGCTGACGAAGAACCCCGACGCCGCGGCCGGCTCTGCGGCCAACATGACCGCCAGCGCCAGCGCCACCCGCGCCACGCCACCCCCCCGGGTGCGACGCCCGCCCCGGCACCGCCACGCGGACAGCACCCTCGCCGTCATAAGCATTGCTGTTCCCTCGCCCACGCTGAATTGTAGCGCCCGCCCGCGGACGCGCAAGCCGCCCGCAGCGCTCCCCTCGCCCGTTTGCTCACGCGATCGTGAAGCCGGGAGGCACCGGAAGATCCGCATGGGCGATGACCAAAGCTTTGAACAGCGACCCCATCGCGTCGGGATGCACGAGGCGGTGCAGTGCCGCCGCCACGTCCCGACGCTGCTCGGGTGTCGCCGACGCCGCCAGGGCTCGGGCCCTGCTCTCGATGCCGAGGCGTTGCAGGAACGCGCCTTGATCCACCGGGCCATGGATGCGCGCGCCGGCGGCGCCGGCCGCCGTTGCCAGCGCCGCGAAATCCACATGCGCCGTCAGATCCGCCTCGCCGGGCCGCTCGAGCACGTCATGGAAGGCGTGGCGGCGCACGGCCTGCAGGGTGTCGCCGGGGGCGGATGCCGGGTGGCCATAATCGATGATCAGGGCGGCGCCGCCGCACACGGCGACGCGGACGCCGACCTCGGCGGCGAGCGCAGAGCGGGCGGGGGAGAGCTCTACGATCTGCCCGGGAGCAGCCGCCGCCAGCGCCGGCGGTAACGGCGGCGGGGACGCGACGTTCTCGATGAATGCCAGTTCCCGGCCGGAGGCATCGAGCCCGACCCGCCGTTCGAACCAGCCCTCGGCGCGGCGCACATACTGGCAGATGGGCAGGGCGTCGAACAGTTCGTTTGCGACAATCAGGATGGGACCGTCAGGAACCGAAGCGAAGCTCTCGTGCCAACAGCACCGGCGCTCGGGCACGCTGTGGCTCAGCGCCTTCCGCTGCGTAGCTCTCAGAGCCGGACTCGTTTCAACCAGATGCACGCGGGCGGCGGCCGCGAACGCCGGCGTGGTGCGCATCGCGGCGCGCAGCGCGTCGACCATCAGGGTGCCGCGGCCCGGCCCGATTTCGCAGACAATCACTTCGGCCGGCGCGCCCATGCTCTGCCACACCAGCGCGCAACATATCCCGATCAGTTCGCCGAACATCTGCGACACCTCGGGGGCGGTGATGAAATCGCCCTGGCGGCCGAAGACATCGCCGCGCCGGTAATAGCCGTGGCGGGGATGAAAGAGTGCCAGCTCCATGTATTCGGCGATGGTGATCGGCCCGCGGTCCCGGATGCGGCGGCGGATCAGGCCGGGAAGCGGCGTCACTGCGCGCCCTGCCGCCGCTCCTTTGCCGGCGCCGCGTCTTCCGGCGGCGCCGGTTGCGCCCGGGCGCGGATGATCAGATAGAGCCCGAACAGCACCATCGGCACGCTGAACCATTGGCCGGTGGTGGTGCCGGCAAGGAGGAAGCCGACACCAGGGTCGGCGTCCCGAAACATTTCCACGAAGGCGCGAAACACACCGTAGCCGATCAGGAACGTCCCCGACAACACGCCGAAGCGCCGCCGCACCGCTTCGCTGCGCCACAGCAGCAACAGGATCACCAGCAACGCCGCGCCCTCGAGGCCGGCCTCGTAGAGCTGGCTGGGATGGCGCGGCTCCGGCCCGCCGTGGGGGAACACCATCGCCCACGGCACGTCGGTCGCGCGTCCGTAGAGCTCGCCGTTGATGAAATTGGCGAGGCGGCCGAACAACAGGCCGACGGGCGTGACGCAGGCGAGCAGATCGGTGAACGCGAGGAACGGCAGCTTTCCGTGGCGGCAGAACAGCAAAGCGGCGATGATCACCCCGATCAGGCCGCCGTGGAACGCCATTCCCCCCTGCCAGATCGCCAACATCGCCAGTGGATCGGCCCGGTACGGCCCGCCTTCGTAGAAGATCAGCGCAAACAGAACGAAGCCGATCCGGCCGCCGAGGATGATGCCGACCGTCGCCCAGACGATAAAGTCATCGAACGCGTGTGGCGGTACCGCCCGCGGCGGCGCCTTGGCTAGCCGGCGAACGATGCGCCAGCCGAGCAGGATGCTGACGATGTACGCCAATGCATACCAGCGGATGGCGATCGGCAGGACGAAGCTGCCGATCTCGATGGTTCCGAAGTCGACCGCTACGGGATCGATGATCGGATAGGGCAACACGGGCAGCATCGGCGGGACCTCGGCGGAGGGGCGGCTTGGCTGACAACCATCCGCCCTCTCCTATCGGTAGCGGCCGTTGGAGTCCAGCCCGGTCCTGACGTCCTGACCCGACGTACGGGTTGCTGGTAGAACCGAGCGCGCGGCGTTACGAAGCCGCGGCCGCGGATTGGGGAGCGGGCGCCGCCGCGTCGGGAGCGGTTGGATCCGGTGCCAACCGCGGCGGCGGCGCCGCGGCGTCCTGATCCCGATTCGACGGCGGCAGCAGGGTTTGCTGCTCCTCGCCGGCGCTGGCCCGCATCAGCCATTCGCGGGCGCGGGCCAGATCCCCGTGCTCACCCTCCTCCAGCCGCGCCATCAGGCGGCACACTCGTGGCGGCGCCTTGTCGTCCGCCACCGGCTCCAACTGCGCCCGGGCGTCACTCCATTGCTTTGCCTCCAGCGCGGCAGTCGCGATCAGGAGGCGGCTTTCGAGGTGCTGGGGCCTCCGCGCCGCCAGCCGTTTGGCGGCGGCCAGCCATGCATCCGCGCTGTCGGCTTGGCGCGCCTTGCGATATCGGTCGGCCAATACGGGATCCGGATGGTCTTGCCACGCGCCCTCCAGGACCTTGGCGGCCTTGCCCTGGCGACCCTCGGCCATGAGCAGGTCTACCCAGCGCAATGCCGCGGACGACAGAGATGGATCCATTTGATAGGCCTTGCGCGCCAACTTTATTGCTTCCGGGCCGCTTGCCTGTTGGCTCAATTGATAATGGATCTCGGCGTGCTGCCGCTCGGCCACTTCCGGAGGGATCAGCTTGAGGCGACGCGACTCGTTGAGGGTGATCTGCGCGTCGTGCCAGCGGCCGGTGCGCTTCTGCAGATCATACAAGGTCTTGACCACCCACTCGCTGCGCGGATTGAGGCGATAGGCGCGACGCGCCAGCTTCAGCGACTCGTCCCAGTCCTCGCGCCGCATGGCTTGGCTCAACAGTCCGCGAACGCCAAGGAATTCTGTGTCGCGGCGCTCCGTCATCGCGGCGAAGTAGCGACCCGCGGCCTGCTCGTCACCTTCCAACTGCGCCGCCTGCGCCGACAGCAGCAAGGTCAGAGACGCATCCTCGATGCGCGCGCTCGCCCGCTGCGCCTGCCGATGGGCGGCGCTGGCATCGCCGGCGGCCACGGCGACCAGACCGCGGCTGAGGGCCTTCTCACCCTTGCGGCGTCGCCGCGCCTGGTGACTGCGCCACAACCGCCGCGGCATCCGCATCAGCGACCACCAGATGCGGTACAGAAGGGCCGCGACGATCACCAACAGGATGATGAACGCCAAGACGACGGAGACCGAAGTCTCGACCTGATAGCCCATCCACTCGAACGAAGCTGTTCCGGGGTTGCCTACGAGCCACCACGCCAGCAAGGCGATGGCGCCGATGATAATAAAAGCAAGGATCCAGCGGATCATCGTCTCAGCCCCCGTTGTCGACAGCAGCGAGATGACGCGCACCTGCACGCGCTCCATGACGTCGCCCGCGGTCACCCGCGCCCGTGCATCGGCTATCCACTCCGCCGCGGCCTCGCCGGGCGCCCCCTGCAGCCCCTCCAGCGCCGTGACAGCGCCCTTGAGATCGCCCTCCGTTAGGCTTCGCTCGGCACGGGACAAGACGGCGTCGACGCCGCCCCCCTGCGCGGCGGCCTCGCCGGTGCGGCGGATGGAAACCAGCGATTGCAGGCGGTTCATCACCCGCGATTGCCACCCGTCGTCCTCCACGCGCGTGTCCGCCCGAACCACGGCCTCCGAAACATCGGAGAACCGGCGGTAGAGGTCGGCGGCGGTGGGAATACCGCTGTCAGCGTAAGGCTCCAGCGCCGCCAGAGCCTCACCCAACTCGGCGTCGTCGGGCACCGCCTGCTTCAGCGCTTCCAGTTCATCCGCGAACGGATTCGATCCATCGAGCGCTTGATTGAGTCCGCTCAAAGCGACCGCCGTGGCGGTGGCGCGGGCGGCCTTCTGTTCGGCTTCGCGGGAAGACGCTTCCAGCGCTGCCAATCGCTGCTCGAGAGCGGGAACCCCCTGAAGCCGCTGCTCGACCCCTTGCATCTCCTTCTGCAGACCCTCGATGACACCGACCTGCTCCACGAGGACAGTTGTCTGGGATACTTGCGATTCCAGCTGATCGAGCCGGCCCGACACCTCCGGCGACAGCGTCGCGTGCTGCTGCTGCGCCGCCTCGGCGGCCGAGCGCACCGCGTTCAGTTCGCTCTCAAGCGAACCGAGACGGTCGGTGACGCTGGAGACCAGTCGCGCCAAGTCTTGGGCTTCGGCCTGCAAAGCTGCCAGCTCCTCACCGGACTGGCCGAGGGTTTCGGCAGCGGCGCGCTCCGCAATCGCCTGTTCGAGCGAATTGATCCGGCTCGCGAGCGCGTCGAGTTGCGGAAGCGCCTCGGTTGCCGACATGCCCCGTTGCTGCTCCACGCTGCCCGTTTCCGGCTCCTGGGTAACCTCATCGGACGCAGGCTCCTGTTGCGGAGCGGACTGGCCGGCTTCAGCCGACGGCGCCGCGCCGGCCTGCTCCGCGGCAGCCTGCTCCGCGGCCGCCTGTTCCGCAGCGTCCTGCTCCTCCGCCGCCTGTTCCGTCGGCGTCTGGTCGGCGGGCGCCGGCGCGCCGACAGTATCCGCCGCTTGCTCAGCCGGCGCCTGTTGCGTCTCTTCCGGCGAAGCGACCTGTTGTGAGTCGGTTGGCTCCCGGGATGGTTCAACGGCCGGCGATGGTTCTGCGTCTGCGGTCGATGCAGGAGGCGCTGGCTCGTCCGCGGGCGGTACGCCCGGTTCCGGCGGCGCCTCGCGGCCGAACGTCGTGGGTGCGGCCGGTGCTTCAGCGGGTTCGGCGGGAGGAGCCTCCTCGCTGGTGGTGGTCGACCCGGTCAAGCCGGCGACGCTACCGCTGATGGACGCGTGGAGATCGTTCGCTTGGTTGCGAAGATCGGGAGGCAGCGCCGCCTGCCACCGTGGGAACGTAAGGTATGCGCCGACGGCAACGACCAGAAGAACGACCAACAACCAGAAAAGCGTGCCGAGGCAACCGCGTCCCTTCTTCGTCGGCGGCGACCCCCGCTCGTTCGTCGGCGGCGACCCCCGCTCGGGCCCGGCCGGAGCGCCCGAGGACGCAGCGCCTCCATCCGGCTGCGTGTCCTCGGGAGGTCGAACGGCAGCACGCTCGCGTCTAGCGGAGCCCGCCGAACCTCCGGCGGCCGCCGCCGCACCGCCCTTGGTGGACGGCACACGTGTGGTCGTGACCGGCTTGCGAACAACCGGATCGTCGCCTCCGACCTGTTTCGAAGCATCCGCTGCCGCCCTATCCTCAACAGGCGGCACGTCACCCGGTGCCACGGGCTCGCTCGCGGGAGGCGTGTCATCAGCAGGAGGCGCGCCGCTCTTGCCGCTCTCGCCAGTCGGTTGACCAGCCTCGGGTTGCACAACGGGTGGGTCGAGCGCT is a genomic window containing:
- the flhA gene encoding flagellar biosynthesis protein FlhA — protein: MADGTGVPAAAPGFGGDMRGRVASALRRGDIALALGVVSMLVVLILPMPRWLLDVSLAFSVTFSVLVLMTALFIEKPLDFNAFPTVLLLSTMVRLALNLASTRLILAHGHEGTSAAGEVIEAFGGFVMGGNFVIGIIVFTILVIVNFVVITKGSGRIAEVAARFTLDAMPGKQMAVDADLSAGLINEDEARARRRTLEEESSFYGAMDGAAKFVRGDAVAGLLITVINVVGGMFIGVAQQGLSFTAAADTFTRLTVGDGLVSQIPALIVSVAAGMVVTKAGVSEHTDKALFRQLGGDPKALGMSSFLLGALALLPGIPMLPFVLLSGITGGLAFSVYKGQGRRVAEDEARAQEAADAIPPAEEPITAALHMDHIRLELGYGLLPLVVEGNDGHQLTQQIKALRRQLATEIGFIMPSVRIQDNMQLAADCYVIRVKEIEAGRAELRPNMLMVMDPQGKDIALPGEKTREPTFGLPAMWIEPQHREDATFRGLTVVDPATVITTHLTEVVKDNMAEMVSFAATQKLLDDLDKQHQKLVADLVPNRISVGAIQRVLQNLLAERVSIRDLPTILEGISEACGASRSVTAITEHVRTRLARQISATNANAHGFIPIVVMGPDWEQAFAEALVGSGEDRQLAMAPSRLQEFIVAVRNAYDRLAARDETPVLLTSPNARPFVRSILERARPATVVMSQNEVFTKARIKTVGQI
- the fliI gene encoding flagellar protein export ATPase FliI codes for the protein MLIDSIVQQIERLPEHTVCGKVAAVVGLLVEVEGLDGCLSIGDHCRVVARHGRPVHAEVIGFRSGRALVMPFAALAGIGLGCRVEMATSGPVIYPHPGWLGRTIDAFGRPVDGKGPLPLGSQPYAVQASPPAAHARRRVGGKIDLGVRAINTFLTCCRGQRMGIFSGSGVGKSTVLSMMARHTEAEVSVIGLIGERGREAREFIEDDLGADGMARSVVVVATSDEPPLVRRQAAYTTMAVAEFFRDRQCDVLCLMDSVTRFAMAQREIGLSAGEPPTTKGYPPSVFAELPRLLERAGPGGEGQGSITGLFTVLVEGDDHNEPIADAVRGILDGHIVLDRAIAERGRFPAINVLRSVSRTLPGCNSEAENAVIQRARRLMATYEDMAELIRLGAYRKGSDAQVDEAVIHIPGIEDFLRQAKEERTSLADGYASLATLLGMPVHT
- a CDS encoding MinD/ParA family protein, with the protein product MTVTPLSTLLARPEHASRGRNLIAVASGKGGVGKTWLAITLAHALADAGQRILLFDGDLGLANVDIQLGLMPKHDLGGVLAGRFPLSEAVVRFEDGGFDIIAGRSGSGQLANVPSQRLQILADDLRSLAHDYDHVIVDLGAGVDRTVRQLSRMAPTCAVVTTDEPTSLTDAYAFVKVTHLDKPGSDIRIVVNMASSLRAGERTYNTLNKACEGFLKISPPLLGVVRRDSSVRDAIRGQTSILTRCPSSESAIDVHAIAARLTGGDGADVFPALRGTNR
- a CDS encoding trypsin-like peptidase domain-containing protein, whose product is MLMTARVLSAWRCRGGRRTRGGGVARVALALAVMLAAEPAAASGFFVSADGDFLSADHAVRKCPAPYVETEEGRLPLERVASSRKLDVSLLRAKRGNPAFAYFPMRPSASLRGPLTMVRRRAGDDQLRVVHARFAGYAENLGDKLVVRAERPIIVGDSGSPLVDAQGALVGMMVAKAVKENTIGIAVDTFTLVDFLAEAGVSVETVEPAARPDGRERESPEAIAGRFTYAVGCLAALEDAAQLRSPASPPQ
- a CDS encoding response regulator transcription factor, which translates into the protein MRVLLVEDDPSMSRAIELMLKSEGMVVDTTDLGEDGFEIGKLYDYDIILLDLMLPDMDGMEVLRRLRRSRIDTPILILSGLAQPESKVRGLADGADDYMTKPFNKQELIARVHAIIRRSKGHAQSLIRTGRLTVNVAARSVEVEGQPVHLTGKEYGMLELLSLRKGTTLTKEMFLNHLYGGIDEPELKIVDVFICKLRKKLMAATGGDNYIETVWGRGYVLREPAAIEARRPTAAVA
- a CDS encoding SAM-dependent methyltransferase, whose protein sequence is MVQRADGAVRALSDHPRPGATGAAGRRGAGKGAAAGRAVTPLPGLIRRRIRDRGPITIAEYMELALFHPRHGYYRRGDVFGRQGDFITAPEVSQMFGELIGICCALVWQSMGAPAEVIVCEIGPGRGTLMVDALRAAMRTTPAFAAAARVHLVETSPALRATQRKALSHSVPERRCCWHESFASVPDGPILIVANELFDALPICQYVRRAEGWFERRVGLDASGRELAFIENVASPPPLPPALAAAAPGQIVELSPARSALAAEVGVRVAVCGGAALIIDYGHPASAPGDTLQAVRRHAFHDVLERPGEADLTAHVDFAALATAAGAAGARIHGPVDQGAFLQRLGIESRARALAASATPEQRRDVAAALHRLVHPDAMGSLFKALVIAHADLPVPPGFTIA
- a CDS encoding flagellar FliJ family protein, with protein sequence MAHDLHSLIRLAKSRVDERQRHLANLLRRSEDLEAHRVALDHRLAQERLAARSDPVLAGLAYGAFVCEAVARRERLSGDIAVIEGRIYAARDGLSSAYRELCTLQTAQERRDRQRATAAARAEQAALDEIGVNGHLRRAEG